The Anolis carolinensis isolate JA03-04 chromosome 1, rAnoCar3.1.pri, whole genome shotgun sequence genome window below encodes:
- the ift70a gene encoding intraflagellar transport protein 70B: protein MAACSVVATVVPTPIADGEYTAAIYGLIRAGQFAEAVGLLSTELQRSCRSRAGLSLLGYCYFQLQDFAAAAECYEQLCALHPELPEYRLFQAQALYKAGLYAEALRATGPLLGATPAAPSALQGKALRLQAAAHYAQGDLSSAKALVELTLSSASTESGGGSPEGDPSELPEAEVNLGCLLYREGQHEEACGKFASAMQALGYCPELSYNMALCCYAAKQYAPALKHLADIIERGMQQHPELSVGTNTEGLDVRSVGNTLLLHRTALVEAFNLKAAIEYQLCNLQAAQEALTDMPPRAEEELDPVTLHNQALVNMDRRPSEGFEKLQFLLRQNPCPPETFGNLLLLYCKHQYYDLAADVLAENAHLTYKLLTPYLYNYLDAMITCQTAPDEAFHKLDELAGALTEQLRKLTKEVQESRKNRDDEALRKAVNEYDETLDKYIPVFMAQAKIYWDMENYPMLEKMFHKSVDFCKDHEVWKLNVAHVLFMQENKYKEAIGFYEPIVKKHYDNILQVSAIVLANLCVSYIMTSQNEEAEELMRKIEKEEEQLSYHEPDKKIYHLCIVNLVIGTLYCAKGNFDFGISRVIKSLEPYNKKLGTDTWYYAKRCFLSLLENMCKHVIMVRDTVIQECLQFLEHCEMYGRDIPAVIEQPLEEEKMHTGKNTVTYEARHLRALMYEVIGWNK from the coding sequence ATGGCGGCCTGCTCTGTCGTGGCGACGGTGGTGCCGACACCCATCGCGGACGGGGAGTACACAGCGGCCATCTACGGCCTGATCCGCGCGGGGCAGTTCGCAGAGGCGGTGGGCCTACTGAGCACGGAGCTCCAGCGAAGCTGCCGCTCCCGCGCGGGCCTCTCGCTGCTGGGCTACTGCTACTTCCAGCTGCAGGACTTCGCGGCGGCGGCGGAGTGCTACGAGCAGCTGTGCGCCTTGCACCCGGAGCTGCCCGAGTACCGCCTCTTCCAGGCCCAGGCGCTGTACAAGGCCGGCCTCTACGCCGAGGCCCTCCGCGCCACGGGCCCGCTCCTCGGCGCCACTCCTGCCGCCCCCTCGGCCCTGCAGGGCAAGGCGCTGCGCCTCCAGGCGGCGGCCCACTACGCCCAGGGCGACCTCTCCAGCGCCAAGGCCTTGGTGGAGCTCACGCTGAGCTCCGCCTCGACTGAGAGCGGTGGCGGCAGCCCGGAGGGCGACCCCTCGGAGCTGCCAGAGGCGGAGGTCAACCTGGGCTGCCTGCTCTACCGCGAGGGCCAGCACGAGGAGGCCTGTGGGAAGTTCGCCTCAGCCATGCAGGCGCTGGGCTACTGCCCAGAGCTCTCCTACAACATGGCGCTGTGCTGCTACGCTGCCAAGCAATACGCTCCAGCCCTCAAGCACCTGGCCGACATCATTGAGCGGGGCATGCAGCAGCACCCTGAACTGAGTGTGGGCACCAACACCGAGGGCTTGGACGTGCGCAGCGTGGGCAACACCCTGTTGCTCCACCGCACTGCCCTGGTGGAGGCCTTCAACCTCAAGGCCGCCATCGAGTACCAGCTCTGCAACTTGCAGGCCGCCCAGGAGGCCCTCACCGACATGCCCCCGCGAGCCGAGGAGGAGCTGGACCCTGTCACCTTGCACAACCAGGCCTTGGTTAATATGGACCGCCGGCCCAGTGAGGGCTTCGAGAAGCTGCAGTTTCTCCTCCGGCAGAACCCCTGCCCGCCAGAGACCTTCGGCAACCTGCTGCTCCTCTATTGCAAGCACCAGTACTACGACCTGGCGGCCGATGTCTTAGCCGAGAATGCCCACCTCACCTACAAGCTGCTCACGCCCTATCTCTACAACTACCTGGATGCTATGATCACCTGCCAGACGGCTCCCGACGAAGCTTTTCATAAGCTGGACGAGCTGGCGGGGGCTCTAACCGAACAGTTGCGGAAGCTGACCAAAGAGGTGCAGGAGTCACGGAAGAACAGGGATGATGAGGCACTCCGTAAAGCTGTGAACGAATACGATGAGACGCTTGATAAGTACATCCCGGTCTTCATGGCCCAGGCCAAGATCTACTGGGACATGGAGAACTATCCCATGCTGGAGAAAATGTTCCACAAGTCGGTCGACTTCTGCAAGGACCACGAAGTCTGGAAGCTGAATGTGGCTCACGTGCTGTTCATGCAGGAGAACAAGTACAAGGAGGCCATTGGCTTCTATGAGCCCATTGTGAAGAAGCACTACGACAACATCTTGCAGGTCAGTGCCATCGTGCTGGCTAACTTGTGCGTGTCCTACATCATGACGAGCCAAAACGAAGAGGCTGAGGAGCTCATGAGGAAgattgaaaaggaagaagagcAGCTCTCTTACCATGAGCCCGACAAAAAGATTTATCACCTCTGCATTGTCAACCTGGTTATTGGAACGCTGTACTGTGCCAAGGGGAACTTTGACTTCGGCATCTCGAGAGTGATTAAGAGTTTGGAGCCTTACAACAAAAAGCTGGGGACAGATACTTGGTATTATGCCAAACGGTGTTTCCTGTCGTTGTTGGAAAACATGTGCAAGCACGTGATCATGGTGCGTGACACTGTCATTCAAGAATGTCTGCAGTTTCTGGAGCACTGTGAAATGTATGGTCGAGACATCCCAGCTGTTATTGAACAACCTCTTGAAGAAGAGAAGATGCATACTGGGAAGAACACGGTTACCTATGAAGCCAGGCATTTGAGGGCACTGATGTATGAAGTTATTGGGTGGAATAAGTAA